In Calditrichota bacterium, the genomic window AAACGTGTGCTCTGTTCGCTGGGGAAATTCTGGATCAAAGTGAGCAAGCAGCGCGCCAAATTTGTCGTGGAAACGCCGTCGGGAATTGCGGCAGTCAAGGGTACGGAATTTTACGGCGTTGTCGGCGAAGACGGCTCGACCACAATTATTGCAGTTGAAGGAATCGTGGAATTAATGAATGAACTCGGCAAAATTTTGGTGCGAGCCGGCGAGAGCGGAAAACTAACCAAAAACGGCAAACCAATAAAATACGACACTCCCGATGATCAAAAGCCAGATTGGGGCGGAGGCGATGAGAATGATCAGGAACTGAAATTGGAATTTAAAGACGACGATGGAAACAGCAAAACTCTCCGCATCAAATACAAGAAAAAATCATGAGGATGAGATGACAGAAACACAATCCAGACAGGTGCTTTTTTTACCAACGATCATATTCTTGTTGCTTTGCGCGACAGTGACGTTTTCCTCACAGGGTGGATTGGTTCATTTTCCGGTGAGAAATGCCGTGGAGAATCAGCCAATTCAATTATCGGCTAAAATTGAAGATCCTGGCGTTACTGTGGAATACATTCGGATATTTTTTCGCACTAAGGGCGATGCAGACTATCAGTACATTGAGATGGACCAGGGAGTCGATAATTGGGTCGGGGAGATTCCGGCGGCCGTAGTGAAATCACCGGGGGTGGAATATTTTATTTTAGCGTTGCTGACCGATCACTCCATGTTCAAAAGTCCGGAGTCAAATCCCTATTACGCGCCATACGAAGTGATCGTTTCTCCGCCACAGCCGAAGCCTGTGGCTGCGGTTCAGCGAGAGAAAACTTCAGAAAAAGTAGCAGGGTCGACGAAGATACCCTTGCAATCTGCCGGTCTCGAAGTCGTTATTCTCAGCCCGGAACCGGAAACTTCTGTGGCGTCGGACGATATTGTCATTGCGGCGTCGGTGCTGGGAAACACCGACACTCTGAATACAAAAGCAACTACGATCACGGTCGACGGCGTTGATCTCACTGCTTCGGCGGAAATTTCCGAGTACGTCGTTTCCGTTCTGCCGGGCAGACTTTCCCCGGGAGCGCATCAGGTTGTTCTACAATTGAAAGATAAACAGGGGAAAAATCTGGAGCCGGTTTCCTGGCGCTTTTATGTGATGAAAAAAAGAGAGGAGCAGGCATTTGTAGGCGAAAAAAAGAAAGCCTATTCAGGAAATTTTTACGCTGAATATCGCGACGAAAAAGTCATCGACAGCACGCTGACGACAAGCAATATTGGCGGGTCGATTCGCGGCGCCTATGGCTCTCTTCGTTTTCGCGGAAACGTGTTCATCACCTCGCGCGACAAACCAGAATTCCAGCCGCGAAATCGTTTCTTTTTTGAAGCAGGCACCAAATGGATTGGCGTGAAATTAGGCGACACGTCACCGCGCTGGAATGAACTCATGCTCTGGGGCAGACGCGTACGCGGCGTGGAAGCCTATTTGCGATTCGGCTTTTTTAATTTTGAATTTGCCATGGGGCAGACGAACCGCAAGGTTGAAGGAATCGGCTACAGCGATATTTTTGATCCTGTTCCGGGAAATCCTTACAAATTCATCAATCCCGCTACTGGCGACACGATTGTTAGCACTACGGGTGTTTATCACTACGGAACTTACGCGCAAAATTTAATTGCTTTTCGTCCTAGTTTCGGAAAAGGAGAAAATTTCCAATTTGGCATCAATCTGGTAAAAGTGAAAGACGATATCAATTCCGTTCACAATAGCACTCAACCGAAAGATAACATCGTCGTGGGTCCCGATTTGCTCATTGCCTTTGACAAACATCGTATCGAATTGAAAGCGAGTGCGGCGTTCAGCTTGCTGGCGAATGACATCTCCACCGGCTCGATTTCCAAAGCGGAATTTGATACGACCATCAGCGAAATTCCCTTTGACCCGGCGGATTACGAAAAATATTTTGTTTTGAATACCTCGCTCATCCCCATTGATCCGTCAAAAATGACTTCGCTGGCGTATCAGACGAGTTTTAGATTTAATTATTTTGGTCATAATATTACAGCCATTTACAAATCCATCGGCTCCGAATACAACTCGCTGGCAAATAGTTTCTTGAGAAAAGATGTGCGCGGATTTTCTCTTTACGACAGAATTCGTTTGTTCAAAAATCAGTTTTATCTCAATTTGGGGTATGAAAATTTTCTCGAAGGAATCTCCGCCAAAGATGACGGCGATCCGGCGACGGAACCCAATGACTACGGCTCTTTCAGTGTGGGGTTTTCCTATTTCCCGAGCCAAACTTTTCTGCCGCGCGTGAGCATGAGTTGGAAACGGTACGATCGCAACAATGGTCTGGACACGACAGTGACCATGTCTGCCGTCAATTATCAGAATCGCGACATTTCCTTGCAAATCGGCTACGACATCTCTTTTCTGGGATTGGCGCACCAACTCAATTTCAGCCGCATTGCCAACGACCGCATGGACGGATTTGATCGCCGCGCTTCCAATTTGACAAATAATGTGCAGATGTTTTCTCTGCGCACCAATTATCAGGTGCCGCTGACGACGGTGTTATCTTTCGCGACAAATAAAAATG contains:
- a CDS encoding FecR domain-containing protein is translated as MKTYSKEFLLTILFWAIIFNIPAQAQITKDVAIVLKTSGDVRVKKVITKKWYYGKRGVRLDSGDIIKTADNSLAAIMFTDDKSLIKIRDKSMVAIRGKREKNSITKRVLCSLGKFWIKVSKQRAKFVVETPSGIAAVKGTEFYGVVGEDGSTTIIAVEGIVELMNELGKILVRAGESGKLTKNGKPIKYDTPDDQKPDWGGGDENDQELKLEFKDDDGNSKTLRIKYKKKS